In Passer domesticus isolate bPasDom1 chromosome 7, bPasDom1.hap1, whole genome shotgun sequence, one genomic interval encodes:
- the LAS1L gene encoding ribosomal biogenesis protein LAS1L translates to MAARAGPACSRGRPSASPARKRLKPLQTVVAWRGRAEWDQVMVGLYCGDSRLQQDALDRVSAWKSRYGQKMPLAVDSTAELIRCKVLDSSGRLKSHELILSYGLALVRFVNLITERKQKMVNIPLRQLAKEVDIPVWVVDLRHELTHGKLPRLALCRKGCDVVLDWLRKMYWSRQLGNNLCEEDENEEEEQEEVEANADVDGDAWEMQTPQHEACQKHKEFHEKVRDVLTSYKNEQFRVMQAMPSLSKSRELWSDSSSELDWILAKIKDLMQENRATVAEALLSDGFLIPKMDCLKMLNIKYETNKEVGQFKIPPVFYCFWQPLLSGLLTRNFTQILIEKMFVELKECSDSSELRPHFLINWISELLTGIAKVNAGKKKQQCNKQVSVKELFLHKIPLQWIRVTDSCLQAPCWATPHLLQLILTIMRPRLSRSARKNLLYLASIYTEGGAPLSSPGLSSDGSEQPIYTIESLQWRARQENQVKNQGQTVEKQEDVPERDNGVEEVEEEEEEMVTEANALEGLAHCDTMLAIAEKRAALQGSAWQITADEVRWKDFPLGKLPGQTDDPDGLMLDNYSMMSLLDQPVRDEWKPPNTNSAELNIPMTGGLLWTQNEFHKIKSGLQLF, encoded by the exons ATGGCGGCCCGCGCGGGCCCGGCCTGCAGCCGCGGGCGGCCGAGCGCGTCCCCGGCCCGCAAGCGGCTGAAGCCGCTGCAGACGGTGGTGGCGTGGAGGGGCCGGGCGGAGTGGGACCAGGTGATGGTGGGGCTGTACTGCGGGGACAGCCGGCTGCAGCAGGACGCGCTGGACCGCGTCTCGGCGTGGAAGAGCCG GTATGGTCAAAAAATGCCTCTTGCAGTGGACTCCACGGCAGAACTGATTCGCTGTAAGGTGCTCGATTCATCCGGCAGATTGAAGTCACACGAGCTCATCCTCTCTTACGGGCTGGCTCTTGTAAG ATTTGTCAACTTGATcacagaaaggaaacagaagatGGTCAACATTCCTCTGAGACAATTAGCGAAAGAG GTGGACATCCCCGTGTGGGTGGTGGATCTCCGGCACGAGCTGACGCACGGGAAGCTGCCGCGCCTGGCGCTGTGCCGCAAGG GTTGTGATGTTGTGCTGGACTGGCTAAGAAAGATGTATTGGAGCCGTCAGCTGGGCAATAACTTGTGTGAAGAAGATGAGAATGAGGAAGAAGAGCAGGAAGAGGTGGAAGCAAATGCAGATGTGGATGGTGATGCATGGGAGATGCAAACCCCACAGCATGAGGCTTGTCAGAAGCACAAGGAATTCCATG AAAAAGTCAGAGATGTTCTGACATCTTACAAGAATGAGCAATTCCGG GTTATGCAGGCTATGCCATCTCTTTCAAAGTCTCGAGAACTGTGGTCTGATTCCTCTTCAGAATTGGACTGGATTTTGGCTAAGATCAAAGACCTGATGCAGGAAAACAG GGCAACAGTGGCTGAAGCTCTTCTCAGTGATGGCTTTCTCATCCCAAAGATGGATTGTCTGAAGATGCTAAATATCAAGTATGAAA CAAATAAAGAGGTAGGGCAATTCAAAATTCCCCCAgtattttactgcttttggCAGCCTTTGCTGTCAGGCCTCCTGACACGGAATTTTACACAAATCCTAATAGAGAAAATGTTTGTAGAGCTGAAGGAATGTTCTGACTCTTCAGAACTCCGGCCTCATTTCTTGATCAACTGGATTTCTGAGTTGCTGACTGGCATTGCCAAAGTCAACGCTG ggaagaaaaagcaacAGTGTAACAAGCAGGTGTCTGTGAAGGAGCTGTTCCTCCATAAAATTCCTTTGCAGTGGATAAGAGTGACTGACAGCTGCTTGCAAGCTCCCTGCTGGGCAACCCCACATCTTCTTCAGCT GATCCTCACGATCATGAGGCCTCGCTTGTCACGCTCTGCTCGGAAGAACCTTCTCTATCTTGCTTCCATTTACACAGAAGGAGGTGCCCCTCTGTCCAGTCCAGGCCTCTCTTCAGATGGCAGTGAACAGCCAATTTATACCATAGAGAGCCTACAGTGGAGAGCCAGGCAAGAAAATCAGGTTAAAAATCAAGGGCAGACTGTAGAGAAACAAGAAGATGTGCCAGAGAGAGACAATGGTGTAGAGGAagtggaagaggaggaagaagagatggtgACTGAAGCAAATGCTTTGGAAGGACTTGCTCATTGTGATACCATGCTGGCCATTGCTGAGAAAAGGGCAGCACTGCAAGGGTCTGCCTGGCAGATCACTGCAG ATGAAGTACGATGGAAAGACTTTCCTCTTGGGAAGCTCCCAGGGCAGACAGATGACCCTGATGGTCTCATGTTGGATAATTATTCTATGATGTCCCTGCTTGATCAGCCAGTGAGGGATGAGTGGAAGCCTCCCAATACAAA ctctgcagaacTGAATATTCCCATGACAGGAGGATTGTTATGGACCCAGAACGAAttccataaaataaaaagtggCCTTCAACTTTTCTGA
- the ZC3H12B gene encoding probable ribonuclease ZC3H12B isoform X1, which yields MTAWSMVGKLKMEKRRSREDRNVEQDAGECSAESEEWTSSESEPEQPYFRGSTQWREKEVSTKPHRPLCRSPCLDRPSFSQSSITQDLKLDECKTNLDKEYQAKMDFALKLGYAGDQIQAVLNKLGADALINDVLAELVRLGNKSESEGQSTASSTTGTLVSRGPCPKEIASPELSLEDEVVDNSDNLRPIVIDGSNVAMSHGNKEGFSCRGIQLAVDWFLEKGHKDITVFVPAWRKEQSRPDAPITDQEILRKLEKEKILVFTPSRRVQGRRVVCYDDRFIVKLAFDSDGIIVSNDNYRDLQNEKPEWKKFIEERLLMYSFVNDKFMPPDDPLGRHGPSLENFLRKRPVIPEHKKQPCPYGKKCTYGHKCKYYHPERANQPQRSVADELRISAKLSAVKTMSEGALAKCGTGPSSSKGEISSEVKRIAPKRQSDPSIRSVAVEPEEKLSAARKSEASSVPSLVSALSVPTLPPPKSHAAGALNTRSASSPVPGSSQFVHQKSSLEHMSSVQYPPILVTNSHGTSVSYIDQYPKYESLGDHGYYSLLSDFSNLSISSIRNSDYYGADMDQGMYSRNSSPCPDNCLSHTSNDSYSSYNDLYLGVADASPEDNVKSHRLPSKNRLQPFPHGYHEALNRGQSYGTEEPKQSLRKQSVSHLGLHAQHPVVGARSSCPGEYPVPQNVHPSTAQPSRALVMTRMDSISDSRLYESNPTRQRRPPLCREQHASWDPLPCASDSYAYHSYPLSNSLMQPCYEPVMVRSMPEKMEQLWRNPWIGICGEPREPHIIPEHQYQTYKNLCNIFPPSVVLSVMEKNPHMTDAQQLAAMIVAKLRTGR from the exons ATGACGGCCTGGTCTATGGTAGGGAAGCTGAAAATGGAGAAGAGGCGCTCCAGAGAAGACAGAAATGTGGAACAAGACGCAGGGGAATGCAGTGCTGAATCTGAGGAATGGACGAGCTCAGAAAGTGAACCTGAGCAACCATACTTCAGAGGCAGTACTCAGTGGAGAGAAAAGGAGGTTTCCACCAAGCCGCATCGGCCGCTCTGCCGGTCCCCGTGTCTGGATCGCCCAAGTTTTTCACAGAGCAGTATCACACAAGACTTGAAGCTAGATGAATGCAAAACAAATTTGGACAAGGAATACCAAGCTAAAATGGATTTTGCTTTAAAGCTTGGGTATGCAGGAGATCAGATCCAGGCGGTACTGAACAAGCTGGGAGCAGATGCGCTCATCAATGATGTTCTAGCAGAGCTTGTGAGACTTGGCAACAAAAGTGAATCAGAGGGAcaaagcactgccagcagcaccactgGTACTCTGGTGTCAAGAGGCCCTTGCCCAAAGGAAATAGCAAGCCCTGAATTGTCACTGGAAGATGAAGTGGTGGATAACAGTGATAACTTGAGGCCAATTGTCATTGATGGAAGCAATGTTGCTATGAG CCATGGGAACAAAGAAGGATTTTCCTGCCGGGGAATTCAACTAGCTGTTGATTGGTTTCTGGAAAAAGGACATAAAGATATCACTGTGTTTGTACCTGCATGGAGAAAAGAACAGTCTCGACCTGATGCACCAATTACAG atCAAGAAATCTTACGTAaattggagaaagaaaaaattcttgTTTTCACCCCATCTCGAAGAGTTCAGGGAAGAAGAGTAGTTTGCTACGATGATCGATTCATAGTAAAACTTGCTTTCGACTCAGATGGCATCATTGTGTCAAATGATAACTATCGGGACCTTCAAAATGAAAAACCAGAATGGAAGAAGTTCATAGAGGAGCGGCTGCTAATGTATTCTTTTGTGAATGACAA ATTTATGCCTCCAGATGATCCTTTAGGACGCCATGGTCCAAGCCTTGAGAATTTCTTAAGAAAAAGGCCAGTTATTCCTGAACATAAGAAACAACCGTGTCCTTATG GTAAAAAGTGCACCTATGGGCACAAATGTAAATATTACCACCCAGAACGTGCAAACCAGCCTCAAAGGTCAGTAGCGGATGAGCTTCGAATAAGTGCCAAATTATCTGCTGTGAAAACTATGAGTGAGGGAGCCTTGGCCAAATGTGGCACAGGGCCATCCAGCTCCAAAGGAGAAATCAGTTCTGAAGTGAAACGCATTGCCCCAAAACGTCAGTCAGATCCAAGCATTAGGTCAGTAGCTGTGGAGCCTGAGGAAAAGTTATCAGCAGCCCGGAAGTCCGAGGCCAGCTCTGTCCCGTCTCTGGTTTCTGCATTAAGTGTACCAACGCTCCCTCCACCAAAAAGCCATGCAGCTGGTGCATTAAATACTCGTTCTGCAAGCAGTCCGGTGCCAGGTTCCTCACAGTTCGTACATCAGAAATCCTCACTGGAACATATGTCCAGTGTGCAATATCCTCCTATACTAGTCACCAATAGCCATGGCACCTCAGTTAGCTATATTGACCAGTATCCCAAATATGAGTCACTGGGGGACCATGGCTATTACTCCTTACTCAGTGATTTCTCCAACTTAAGCATAAGTAGTATCCGTAACTCAGATTATTACGGGGCTGATATGGACCAGGGGATGTATTCTAGAAACTCAAGCCCCTGTCCTGACAATTGCTTAAGCCATACAAGTAATGATTCTTATTCCTCTTACAATGACTTGTATCTGGGTGTAGCAGATGCCAGTCCAGAAGACAATGTGAAGAGCCACAGACTGCCATCGAAAAATCGTCTTCAGCCTTTCCCTCATGGTTACCATGAAGCCTTAAATAGAGGTCAGAGTTACGGAACTGAAGAGCCTAAGCAATCCCTTCGCAAACAGTCAGTTTCCCACTTAGGCCTACATGCCCAGCATCCAGTTGTTGGAGCACGGTCCAGTTGTCCAGGAGAATACCCCGTGCCTCAAAACGTTCATCCATCAACTGCACAGCCAAGCCGTGCCTTGGTGATGACAAGAATGGACAGTATTTCTGACTCACGGCTTTATGAGAGTAACCCCACGAGGCAGAGACGGCCGCCCCTGTGCCGAGAGCAGCACGCCAGCTGGGACCCGCTGCCGTGCGCATCGGACTCGTACGCGTACCACTCGTACCCGCTGAGCAACAGCCTCATGCAGCCTTGTTATGAGCCCGTCATGGTAAGGAGCATGCCTGAGAAGATGGAACAGCTCTGGAGAAATCCCTGGATTGGGATATGTGGTGAGCCACGGGAACCTCATATCATCCCGGAGCATCAGTATCAAACATACAAGAACCTCTGCAATATTTTCCCTCCAAGCGTTGTCCTTTCTGTGATGGAAAAGAATCCCCACATGACAGATGCACAACAGCTGGCAGCTATGATTGTTGCCAAATTAAGAACAGGGCGTTAG
- the ZC3H12B gene encoding probable ribonuclease ZC3H12B isoform X3, which produces MTAWSMVGKLKMEKRRSREDRNVEQDAGECSAESEEWTSSESEPEQPYFRGSTQWREKEVSTKPHRPLCRSPCLDRPSFSQSSITQDLKLDECKTNLDKEYQAKMDFALKLGYAGDQIQAVLNKLGADALINDVLAELVRLGNKSESEGQSTASSTTGTLVSRGPCPKEIASPELSLEDEVVDNSDNLRPIVIDGSNVAMSHGNKEGFSCRGIQLAVDWFLEKGHKDITVFVPAWRKEQSRPDAPITDQEILRKLEKEKILVFTPSRRVQGRRVVCYDDRFIVKLAFDSDGIIVSNDNYRDLQNEKPEWKKFIEERLLMYSFVNDKFMPPDDPLGRHGPSLENFLRKRPVIPEHKKQPCPYGKKCTYGHKCKYYHPERANQPQRCQSRRQCEEPQTAIEKSSSAFPSWLP; this is translated from the exons ATGACGGCCTGGTCTATGGTAGGGAAGCTGAAAATGGAGAAGAGGCGCTCCAGAGAAGACAGAAATGTGGAACAAGACGCAGGGGAATGCAGTGCTGAATCTGAGGAATGGACGAGCTCAGAAAGTGAACCTGAGCAACCATACTTCAGAGGCAGTACTCAGTGGAGAGAAAAGGAGGTTTCCACCAAGCCGCATCGGCCGCTCTGCCGGTCCCCGTGTCTGGATCGCCCAAGTTTTTCACAGAGCAGTATCACACAAGACTTGAAGCTAGATGAATGCAAAACAAATTTGGACAAGGAATACCAAGCTAAAATGGATTTTGCTTTAAAGCTTGGGTATGCAGGAGATCAGATCCAGGCGGTACTGAACAAGCTGGGAGCAGATGCGCTCATCAATGATGTTCTAGCAGAGCTTGTGAGACTTGGCAACAAAAGTGAATCAGAGGGAcaaagcactgccagcagcaccactgGTACTCTGGTGTCAAGAGGCCCTTGCCCAAAGGAAATAGCAAGCCCTGAATTGTCACTGGAAGATGAAGTGGTGGATAACAGTGATAACTTGAGGCCAATTGTCATTGATGGAAGCAATGTTGCTATGAG CCATGGGAACAAAGAAGGATTTTCCTGCCGGGGAATTCAACTAGCTGTTGATTGGTTTCTGGAAAAAGGACATAAAGATATCACTGTGTTTGTACCTGCATGGAGAAAAGAACAGTCTCGACCTGATGCACCAATTACAG atCAAGAAATCTTACGTAaattggagaaagaaaaaattcttgTTTTCACCCCATCTCGAAGAGTTCAGGGAAGAAGAGTAGTTTGCTACGATGATCGATTCATAGTAAAACTTGCTTTCGACTCAGATGGCATCATTGTGTCAAATGATAACTATCGGGACCTTCAAAATGAAAAACCAGAATGGAAGAAGTTCATAGAGGAGCGGCTGCTAATGTATTCTTTTGTGAATGACAA ATTTATGCCTCCAGATGATCCTTTAGGACGCCATGGTCCAAGCCTTGAGAATTTCTTAAGAAAAAGGCCAGTTATTCCTGAACATAAGAAACAACCGTGTCCTTATG GTAAAAAGTGCACCTATGGGCACAAATGTAAATATTACCACCCAGAACGTGCAAACCAGCCTCAAAG ATGCCAGTCCAGAAGACAATGTGAAGAGCCACAGACTGCCATCGAAAAATCGTCTTCAGCCTTTCCCTCATGGTTACCATGA
- the ZC3H12B gene encoding probable ribonuclease ZC3H12B isoform X2: MTAWSMVGKLKMEKRRSREDRNVEQDAGECSAESEEWTSSESEPEQPYFRGSTQWREKEVSTKPHRPLCRSPCLDRPSFSQSSITQDLKLDECKTNLDKEYQAKMDFALKLGYAGDQIQAVLNKLGADALINDVLAELVRLGNKSESEGQSTASSTTGTLVSRGPCPKEIASPELSLEDEVVDNSDNLRPIVIDGSNVAMSHGNKEGFSCRGIQLAVDWFLEKGHKDITVFVPAWRKEQSRPDAPITDQEILRKLEKEKILVFTPSRRVQGRRVVCYDDRFIVKLAFDSDGIIVSNDNYRDLQNEKPEWKKFIEERLLMYSFVNDKFMPPDDPLGRHGPSLENFLRKRPVIPEHKKQPCPYGKKCTYGHKCKYYHPERANQPQSRCQSRRQCEEPQTAIEKSSSAFPSWLP; this comes from the exons ATGACGGCCTGGTCTATGGTAGGGAAGCTGAAAATGGAGAAGAGGCGCTCCAGAGAAGACAGAAATGTGGAACAAGACGCAGGGGAATGCAGTGCTGAATCTGAGGAATGGACGAGCTCAGAAAGTGAACCTGAGCAACCATACTTCAGAGGCAGTACTCAGTGGAGAGAAAAGGAGGTTTCCACCAAGCCGCATCGGCCGCTCTGCCGGTCCCCGTGTCTGGATCGCCCAAGTTTTTCACAGAGCAGTATCACACAAGACTTGAAGCTAGATGAATGCAAAACAAATTTGGACAAGGAATACCAAGCTAAAATGGATTTTGCTTTAAAGCTTGGGTATGCAGGAGATCAGATCCAGGCGGTACTGAACAAGCTGGGAGCAGATGCGCTCATCAATGATGTTCTAGCAGAGCTTGTGAGACTTGGCAACAAAAGTGAATCAGAGGGAcaaagcactgccagcagcaccactgGTACTCTGGTGTCAAGAGGCCCTTGCCCAAAGGAAATAGCAAGCCCTGAATTGTCACTGGAAGATGAAGTGGTGGATAACAGTGATAACTTGAGGCCAATTGTCATTGATGGAAGCAATGTTGCTATGAG CCATGGGAACAAAGAAGGATTTTCCTGCCGGGGAATTCAACTAGCTGTTGATTGGTTTCTGGAAAAAGGACATAAAGATATCACTGTGTTTGTACCTGCATGGAGAAAAGAACAGTCTCGACCTGATGCACCAATTACAG atCAAGAAATCTTACGTAaattggagaaagaaaaaattcttgTTTTCACCCCATCTCGAAGAGTTCAGGGAAGAAGAGTAGTTTGCTACGATGATCGATTCATAGTAAAACTTGCTTTCGACTCAGATGGCATCATTGTGTCAAATGATAACTATCGGGACCTTCAAAATGAAAAACCAGAATGGAAGAAGTTCATAGAGGAGCGGCTGCTAATGTATTCTTTTGTGAATGACAA ATTTATGCCTCCAGATGATCCTTTAGGACGCCATGGTCCAAGCCTTGAGAATTTCTTAAGAAAAAGGCCAGTTATTCCTGAACATAAGAAACAACCGTGTCCTTATG GTAAAAAGTGCACCTATGGGCACAAATGTAAATATTACCACCCAGAACGTGCAAACCAGCCTCAAAG CAGATGCCAGTCCAGAAGACAATGTGAAGAGCCACAGACTGCCATCGAAAAATCGTCTTCAGCCTTTCCCTCATGGTTACCATGA